CTGTCTCCACCCGAGACTCAGTGAAATTGAACTCGCTGTGAAGATGCAGTGTACCCGCGGCAAGACGGAAAGACCCCGTGAACCTTTACTATAGCTTGACACTGAACCTTGAGCCTTGATGTGTAGGATAGGTGGGAGGCTTTGAAGTGTGGACGCCAGTCTGCATGGAGCCGACCTTGAAATACCACCCTTTAATGTTTGATGTTCTAACGTGGGCCCGTAAACCGGGTTGCGGACAGTGTCTGGTGGGTAGTTTGACTGGGGCGGTCTCCTCCCAAAGCGTAACGGAGGAGCACGAAGGTTAGCTAATCCTGGTCGGACATCAGGAGGTTAGTGCAAAGGCATAAGCTAGCTTGACTGCGAGAGTGACAGCTCGAGCAGGTGCGAAAGCAGGTCTTAGTGATCCGGTGGTTCTGAATGGAAGGGCCATCGCTCAACGGATAAAAGGTACTCCGGGGATAACAGGCTGATACCGCCCAAGAGTTCATATCGACGGCGGTGTTTGGCACCTCGATGTCGGCTCATCACATCCTGGGGCTGAAGTAGGTCCCAAGGGTATGGCTGTTCGCCATTTAAAGTGGTACGCGAGCTGGGTTTAGAACGTCGTGAGACAGTTCGGTCCCTATCTGCCGTGGGCGCTGGAAGATTGAGAGGGGTTGCTCCTAGTACGAGAGGACCGGAGTGAACGCACCACTGGTGTACGGGTTGTGATGCCAATTGCATTGCCCGGTAGCTAAGTGCGGAAGAGATAACCGCTGAAAGCATCTAAGCGGGAAACTTGCCTCGAGATGAGTCTTCCCTGGACACTTGATGTCCCTGAAGGGCCGTTGAAGACGACGACGTAGATAGGCTGGGTGTGTAAGCGTAGCGATACGTTGAGCTGACCAGTACTAATGACCCGAGAGGCTTAACCTTACAACACCGAAGGTGTTTTGAGTGATGATGACTCATAAAAAACAATACTCAGCTTGTTCGAAGATTGGTTCTGATGGTTGTGCAGAGAGAAGCGAAAGCGACTGAAGTGCGACGGTTGGAATGAAACAGAATTTGCCTGGCGGCGATAGCGCGGTGGTCCCACCTGACCCCATGCCGAACTCAGAAGTGAAACGCCGTAGCGCCGATGGTAGTGTGGGGCTTCCCCATGTGAGAGTAGGGAACTGCCAGGCATCAAATAGTGGAAGGCCCCTGTCGAAAGACAGGGGCTTTTTGCTGTGCGCGTGTCGGTGCGAGCTGATTTTATCTATACCCATGGTGAAAGACCGCCTCTATCTATTCAATTACTCTGTGTAAACTGTGCTCAATTCTGGGCTATTGACGGTTATTTTTGAGCCAGTGATGAAGTGAAACCAGTCTACCTTAATATCGCGTTAGTGATCCGATAATGTGAACCGCGAGAGCCATCATCATACTGATGTTATTAGGAAAGGCCTGCGCAGACACGCAGGCAGAGTGCTTCGGTATTAGTGCAGAATCTGCGAGAGAAATGACTGCGTGCGTTCTGAGCGAGGGCTGGAGAAGAAGATATCTGGTGGCGCTTGTTCCACGATCTCCCCCTGATCCATAAAGATCACCCGGTCAGCGACCGTTCTTGCGAAACCCATCTCGTGCGTTACGCAGAGCATCGTCATCCCGTCCTGAGCCAGTCCAAGCATGGTATCGAGTACCTCTTTTACCATTTCAGGATCCAACGCGGATGTCGGTTCATCAAACAACATAATCTTAGGTTTCATGCACAGTGAACGGGCGATGGCCACACGCTGCTGCTGACCTCCAGATAACTGTCCCGGAAATTTATGGGCATGGGCGGCGATACGCACGCGTTCCAGATAGTGCATTGCCAGCTCTTCCGCTTCTTTTTTTGGCATGTGGCGCACCCAGCATGGCGCCAGCGTGCAGTTCTGTAATACGGTTAAGTGTGGGAACAAATTGAAGTGTTGGAAAACCATGCCGACTTCAGTACGAATTTTTTCGATATTACGCAAATCATGATTCAATTCGATCCCATCAACGACAATTCGCCCTTGTTGATGCTCTTCGAGATGATTAATGCAGCGTATGGTGGTTGATTTCCCCGAGCCAGATGGGCCACACAGTACGATACGTTCCCCCTGTCTGACCTGCAAATTGATATCTTTAAGTACATGAAATTGCCCGTACCATTTATTCACATTTTCTAAGGTAATCATGTGATCGGTTGATTGAGTGAATGCAGTCTGATTCATGGATGGCCTCAGTGTGACTTGTGTCCGGTGTTAAAACGATTTTCAAGATGCTGGCTATAACGCGACATGCTGAAACAGAAAATCCAATAGACCATGGCGGCGAAGACATAGCCTTCTGTCGACATACCTAGCCAGGTGGGATCGACCGTGGCCTGTTGGATGCTGCTGAAGAGATCGAAAAGGCCGATGATGATCACCAGACTCGTGTCTTTAAAGAGAGAAATAATGGTATTCACCAGACCCGGGATAACCATTTTCAGCGCTTGTGGGAGAATGACCAGGCCCTGCATACGCCAATAGCCTAAGCCCAGAGATTCAGCGGCTTCATACTGTCCTTTAGGTAGCGCCTGCAAGCCACCGCGAACGACCTCGGCGACATAGGCGGACTGGAATAAAATCACGCCGACTAGCGCCCTTAGCAGTTTGTCGATAGTCGTGCCCTCCGTTAAAAACAGCGGCAGCATCACGGAGGACATAAAAAGCACGGTGATAAGCGGTACGCCGCGCCAGAATTCGATGAAGACAACGGAAAGCATACGCACAATCGGCAGTGTGGAACGGCGGCCTAATGCGAGCAAGATGCCAAGTGGTAACGCACCCGCGATACCCACGGCGGCGATAATCAGCGTTAACGTTAACCCGCCCCACTGATAGGTTTCCACTCGGCTAAGTCCGCCAAAACCGCCGTAAAGTAACCACCATGCAATGAGCGGATACACCATCGCCCAGACCGCAATGTAGCGCCCGCGATAGGGAATGCTTTTCAGAAACATCGGCAGGATACTCAGCAACCCGATAGTGAGCGCAAAGTTGATACGCCAGACTTCCGCAGCCGGATACAGGCCATACATGAAATGACCAAATCTTTCATGAATGAAGACCCAACAAGCGCCATCACGCGTACAGTCATTGCGGGTGGTGCCAATCCAATTCGCCTGAAAGATCGCCCAGTTGAGCAGCGGCGGTATGGCAACCCACAATAGCCAGAGGCAAAACAGCGTTAGCAGGCTATTGCTGATACTGGAGAAGAGATTACGTCGAGCCCATAACATCGCTCTGAAAAGAGAGGACTGACGGCCTTGCGTATAATGGTTCATCGTCATGACGTCCTCTTAGCGTTCGACTAATGCGATCTTTCGGTTATACAGATTCATCAGCAGCGAAATCAGCAGGCTGATAATGAGGTAGACCGACATGGTAATGGCGATGGTCTCAATGGCCTGGCCGGTCTGATTGAGAACCGTTCCTGCGAACAGCGACACCATATCGGGATAGCCAATGGCGGCAGCCAGTGAAGAGTTCTTCACAATATTCAGATACTGGCTGGTGAGTGGCGGAATGATGACGCGCAGCGCCTGTGGGAGGATCACTTTGCGTAGCGTAACGGGATTTGGCAACCCGAGAGAACGTGCCGCCTCATGTTGACCGTGGGAAACCGATTGGATACCTGAACGAATGATCTCGGCGATAAACGATGAGGTGTAGACCGAAAGCGCGACGGTTAATGCCGCCAGTTCAGGGATCAACACCATACCACCACGGAAATTGAAGCCTTTCAATTCCGGCATATCCCAGTGAAAAGCGGAGCCGAAAATCAAATGACTGAGTGCGCACAGCACAAGCAACAGGCCTAACGCCAGCGGCCAGGTTCTGCGTGGCTGGCCGGTTAACGCGTGGTAGCGCCGGTTACGCCGAAAGACGACCCATGCCACAACTGCTGCGATCAGCAGAGAAAGGAAAAATGCCGCCGCGCCTGGCCCCAATTCAGGAGAGGGTAGATAAAAGCCCCGATTGCTGAGGAACGCGATATCAAAGGCGCTGATCGACTGGCGTGGCCCCGGCAAATTTCGTAGTACCGCAAAGTACCAAAAGAAGATCTGCAATAGCGGTGGAATATTACGAAATATCTCGATGTAAACGTTGGATATTTTTCGCAGTAACCAGTTATCGGACAGTCGGGCAAGGCCAACGGTAAAGCCGAGAATCGATGCAAACACGATACACAATGCTGAAACCAGCAGTGTGTTGAATAACCCAACAAGAAAAACGCGGGCGTAGGTGTCGCCTTGTTGATAGTCAATCAGGTGCTGGACGATGCCAAAGCCGGCGCTTTTATTCAGAAAATCAAAGCCAGAGGTGATGCCCCTCTGTGCCAGATTGGTTACGGTGTTGTGCAACAGGTAGGCTGCGACAGCCAATACCGCGATCACAACGACAATTTGATACAGCCAGGCGCGCACCGCTGGGTTAGTCAGTGATAAATCACCTTTTACGGTTGGGCGTTGTAGCATGCTGGAACCTCGATGCGGGGTACTGAAGGGCGCAGCCATACGCTGCGCCCGGTTTTTTCTGATAATTAACGTACCGCTGGCGCGTACTGGATCCCGCCTTTGTTCCACAGTTCGTTCAGGCCGCGCTTAATTTTCAGCTCACTGCCCATACCGACATTACGTTCAAAGATTTCGCCGTAGTTACCGACTTGTTTGATGATTTTAAATGCCCAATCGTTTGGTAATTTGAGATCTTTACCATAGCTGCCTTCGTGACCCAGCAGGTGAGACATATCTGGCGTAGTCGGTTTTGCTGCCAACTGATCGACGTTTTTCGAGGTCACACCCATCTCTTCGGCGTTCAGCATGGCGAATAATGTCCAGCGCACGATAGAGAACCACTCTTCATCACCACGGCGTACCACCGGGCCCAGCGGCTCTTTAGAAATGACTTCTGGCAGAACGATAAACTCAGCAGGTTTGCTCAGCTTGATGCGCAGCGCGTACAGCTGTGACTGGTCGGATGCCAGCGTATCGCAGCGACCAGATTCCAGCGCTTTGGCGCTTTCATCAGAGCGGTCGAACGTGACAGGGGTGTACTGCATTTTATGGGTCTTGAAGTAATCTGCGACGTTCAGCTCGGTATCGGTACCGGCCTGAATACAAACGGTTGCGCCATCCAGCTCTTTTGCACTGGTTAAGCCTGCTTTGTTGTGCGTCAGGAAGCCAATACCGTCGTAGTAAGTGACACCGGTAAAGAGCATACCCATGCCGCCGTCGCGGGAAGATGTCCACGTGGTGTTACGTGACAGCACGTCAACTTCACCGGATTGCAGCGCGGTAAAGCGTTCCTTCGCCGTCAGCGGCGTATATTTAACTTTATTGGCATCGCCGAATACGGCTGCGGCAAGGCCGCGACACACGTCAACATCAATACCGGAGTATTTACCGCTTGCATCGGCATAGGAAAAACCGGGTAAGCCATCGCTGATACCGCATTGCACAAATCCTTTCTTCTGAATGGCGTCCAGTGTTGCACCAGCATGGGCTTGATTGATTGCGGCAAAGAGTGACGCGCCAGCAACCAGAGTAGAAATCACTATTCTTTTCATAATCATCCTAGCGTCTAGAGTTATTTGCTGTTTTTGAAGTACACAATTGTTTTTGACGTACACAATAAGGTGCACCATACCTGTCTGTCGGGATGCCGACGTGAGCAGAGCGAAGCAAATAAAATGCCAATTTTCTATTTGCTTGATAATGAAGACGAAATGAAAGGCTTATTGATCTAAATAGGTAATTCTAAATGGGTATGTTCGCACCGTGACAAATGCAAAGAGGGCGGTGCGCCCTCTTTTGGTGCGCCGAAATAGAGTGTGCGAGGCTACCTCAGCCAATATACGCATTTTTCTGGTATGGGGAGTCGTCGTTCTAGCTGCTTTAAAAGCGGAGTGACTGCGAGGGAGCATCAGCCCAGCGGAGTGCATAGGCTGATGTCGGCATTAGTGTGCGATATGGCGCTGATAATACTTTTCGAGTTTCACCTGTAGCTGGCTCAGTACGGTGCTGAACATCAAGTAAATCAACGCTGCTTCGATATACAGAATCAGAGGCTCATAGGTAACGGAAACGATGCGCTGAGCGGATAAAAACATCTCCGGTACGGTAATCACGGCAGCCAGCGACGTATCCTTGATTAAGGAGATAAACGTATTGGAAAGCGGCGGTAGCGACACGAAAACGGATTGCGGGAAGATGACCCAGCGAATCGCCTGCCTGCCGTTCATGCCGAGAGAATAGGCGGCATTCCATTGGCCTTTCGGGACAGACAAAATGGCTCCACGGACGATTTCCGAGCTGTAGGCACCCACACTGATGGTGAAGCCAATGAGCGCAGCGGGGAAGGCATCGAGAGTAATCCCCGCGCTGGGCAGCCCATAAAAAATCAGGAAAAGCTGCACCAGTAACGGCGTGCCACGAATAACCCAAACGTAGAAATCACCCAGCCATTTCAGCGGCTTCGGGCCATAAAGGCGAACCAGCGCGATGAGAATGCCGAGGGCTAAGCCAAAGATGAAAGACAGAATCGCCAGAGGGACGGTAAATTTAAGTCCCGCAGACAGCAGACTCCAAAAGGAGTCTGCCATGAGTTGTAGCCAAGGCGGCATGAAAACGAGCTCCGATAACGGTATGCGCTGATAACAGTGCGATTATTGAGAAACATCCTCCCCGAAGTATCGCACAGATATGGTTTTATAGGTGCCGTCTGCTTTGATTTCATCCAGAGCTTTATTCAATGCTTCCACTAGTGGTGCCTGATTCTTACGCACCAGAATCGCGGAAGGTTCGCCGTCTTTTGAGGTCGCTGCAATCTTCACGTTGGCATCTGGCTTCTGCTTTTTGAAATCCAGGAATGACAGATTGTCGTTCAACGTGGCGTCCGCACGGCCGCTGAGAACCAGATCCAGCGACTGATTAAAGCCGTCCGTCGGCACAATGTCCGCGCCGTAGCTGGTGGCTTGTTTAGAGTAATTGCTGGTCAGGCTTTGTGCTGATTTTTTGCCTTTCAAATCGCTGAAATCTTTAATGGTGGTGTTATCGCCACGGACAACCAGCACCGCTTTGGAGTCGATATACGGCTTGGAGAAATCATACTTGGCCTGGCGCTCTTTGGTCACACCAACCTGATTGATGACCGCATCGTAGCGCTTGGCATCAATACCGGCGATTAAGCCGTCCCAACGTCCTTCAATGAACTGGGCTTTTACGCCGAGCTTTTCTGCCACCGCGCGGCCAATATCCACATCGAAGCCAACCAACTGGCCTGATTTATCATGATAGGTATAAGGTGCGTAGGTGCCCTCTGTGCCGATCTTGATAACCCCTGCGGACTTGATGGCGCTAAGGTCATCGGCATGAGCGAATACGCTGGTAGCAAGCAGGGCGCTGGTCAGTAAAGCAAAACGTATTTTTTTCATTATGAATTCCTGTGAGTGGAGTGCAGTGATGTGCTTATAACTTTTGTTAATAATTAATCTACTAGACAATACATCTGATTATAAATCACGTTGTGTGATGGTTTATAGCAGAAGTGAATATAGTGCATGTGTTGAGAATATAGTGCGCCCGTCAGGTTTTAACCATGTTGAGTGAAAGAACGATAGAAAAAGTCTATTGCTGCTGGGAATGCTGACCAACTGTCACAATGTGCTTCTATCCTCAAAAGGACATCATTGCTTTTGCCACTACCCAGCAGGAGACAACAATGAAGCTCCGCATCGCCAGTTATAACGTAGAGAACCTGTTCCACCGTTCCGCTTCTCAACTTCCTAGGATATTACCTGATAGGCGCTTTACGGCTATGATGGCGTGAGAAAATAGAGCGATGATAGCCATATAAACCGAGGAAGATGATGAGCAAGCAAGGATTAGAGCAATATCCAGACGCGTTGCGCTGGTCATTTGGTGACAGCCCCGAGCTGGCGGATGAGCTTTTGCAACTGGTACTCGAAGGGCATAAAACGGCAACCTGTAGCTCGTATCACGCGTTTAAAAACGAGGAAACGCCACAGGTCGGCGATTACAACATCGTTCTGGACGGTGCCGGACAGCCTTCCTGCGTAATCCGCACGCGCTCGTTAACGCTGGTGCGCTACTGTGATGTGACGGCCGAGATGGCGGCGAAAGAGGGCGAAGGAGACAAAAGCCTGGCTTTCTGGCGTGAAGGTCATCAGACATTTTTCGAACGAGAAGGTACCTTCGCCCCAGATATGCTGCTGGTGTTTGAAGAGTTTGAGCTGATTGAGGTGTTTTGATTCAGGATTAGCAGGCATAAAGAATCTGGTGATTACTTCCAGCATTTTTAAAAGCAATTATCTGTTGTGATTTATTTATCTTATGATTTGTATAAATAATGATTTTAGAGTAACTAGTATCCGGTGGCGGATACGAATCATTACATAATACGTCGGAAGAAATAAAATCCAATAGATTATTAAGTAGGTATGTTAATTATCTAAAAATTCTATTTATAGTACACAACCTGACTAGTCTAGCCAGGTTGTGTTATTTTTGTAATTGGTTGTTAAATATCTTGGGATCTGAATTTTACCGAGATAAGCGAATAGTCATCAATGGGGGGGCCATTTTCAATTCTTTTCTTCAAACTTGAACTGAAGCGTGAAGGCTCTGATAATGTGTTAAGAGAAAAGCGTGGTCTCTTTTCCCAAAATGAATGTGCACCATCAGACATAATGAAAATAGATAAATCCCCATATTCATCTGCTAATTCTTTGAATGTGAAATTAATAATGTTGTATTTTAGATCTAACGTTTTTGAAATGGCTGTTGTTAGTATATTTTTTCCTTTTGCATTTTTAAGTTGACGAGAAGTAAAAACCCCATTATCTATATAAGCTTGATGTTGAGTATGATCTTTGGTTAACTGGTTTAATTTTGATTGTCTTTTTATATATAATCTGCAATCGCCAATATGACCAATAATAACTGACTCTTGAGTGACATAGCACAATGTTAATGTACTTGCCGCATTAACATATTCTTTTTCGACTTCGCTTATTTTTTTTAGATCATCTTTGAGATTCGAAAATAAGCTTATAAAGTCACTTTCTATTTCATTTACGAAGTTTTTAGCTAGATAGTCTACAACCCTTTGAGATGCTTTATCTCCACCTTTATATCCGCCCAGCCCATCAGCAATAGCAAAAAGATAGCCATTATTTATTTTTAATGGGGGAAGAATGGTATCTTGGTTGGTTTTATTATTTTCTTTTGAAAATGAAAAAAATGAAGCTGATGTTAAATTTAACATGGTTATATAACCTCGCCTATTCTTCTGATATCTATTATAAGTTGCTCAGCGCTGACATATCTTTTTTTTAGTTTTCTATC
The genomic region above belongs to Pectobacterium colocasium and contains:
- a CDS encoding amino acid ABC transporter ATP-binding protein; translated protein: MNQTAFTQSTDHMITLENVNKWYGQFHVLKDINLQVRQGERIVLCGPSGSGKSTTIRCINHLEEHQQGRIVVDGIELNHDLRNIEKIRTEVGMVFQHFNLFPHLTVLQNCTLAPCWVRHMPKKEAEELAMHYLERVRIAAHAHKFPGQLSGGQQQRVAIARSLCMKPKIMLFDEPTSALDPEMVKEVLDTMLGLAQDGMTMLCVTHEMGFARTVADRVIFMDQGEIVEQAPPDIFFSSPRSERTQSFLSQILH
- a CDS encoding amino acid ABC transporter permease, coding for MTMNHYTQGRQSSLFRAMLWARRNLFSSISNSLLTLFCLWLLWVAIPPLLNWAIFQANWIGTTRNDCTRDGACWVFIHERFGHFMYGLYPAAEVWRINFALTIGLLSILPMFLKSIPYRGRYIAVWAMVYPLIAWWLLYGGFGGLSRVETYQWGGLTLTLIIAAVGIAGALPLGILLALGRRSTLPIVRMLSVVFIEFWRGVPLITVLFMSSVMLPLFLTEGTTIDKLLRALVGVILFQSAYVAEVVRGGLQALPKGQYEAAESLGLGYWRMQGLVILPQALKMVIPGLVNTIISLFKDTSLVIIIGLFDLFSSIQQATVDPTWLGMSTEGYVFAAMVYWIFCFSMSRYSQHLENRFNTGHKSH
- a CDS encoding amino acid ABC transporter permease, whose translation is MLQRPTVKGDLSLTNPAVRAWLYQIVVVIAVLAVAAYLLHNTVTNLAQRGITSGFDFLNKSAGFGIVQHLIDYQQGDTYARVFLVGLFNTLLVSALCIVFASILGFTVGLARLSDNWLLRKISNVYIEIFRNIPPLLQIFFWYFAVLRNLPGPRQSISAFDIAFLSNRGFYLPSPELGPGAAAFFLSLLIAAVVAWVVFRRNRRYHALTGQPRRTWPLALGLLLVLCALSHLIFGSAFHWDMPELKGFNFRGGMVLIPELAALTVALSVYTSSFIAEIIRSGIQSVSHGQHEAARSLGLPNPVTLRKVILPQALRVIIPPLTSQYLNIVKNSSLAAAIGYPDMVSLFAGTVLNQTGQAIETIAITMSVYLIISLLISLLMNLYNRKIALVER
- a CDS encoding amino acid ABC transporter substrate-binding protein, giving the protein MKRIVISTLVAGASLFAAINQAHAGATLDAIQKKGFVQCGISDGLPGFSYADASGKYSGIDVDVCRGLAAAVFGDANKVKYTPLTAKERFTALQSGEVDVLSRNTTWTSSRDGGMGMLFTGVTYYDGIGFLTHNKAGLTSAKELDGATVCIQAGTDTELNVADYFKTHKMQYTPVTFDRSDESAKALESGRCDTLASDQSQLYALRIKLSKPAEFIVLPEVISKEPLGPVVRRGDEEWFSIVRWTLFAMLNAEEMGVTSKNVDQLAAKPTTPDMSHLLGHEGSYGKDLKLPNDWAFKIIKQVGNYGEIFERNVGMGSELKIKRGLNELWNKGGIQYAPAVR
- a CDS encoding amino acid ABC transporter permease; this encodes MPPWLQLMADSFWSLLSAGLKFTVPLAILSFIFGLALGILIALVRLYGPKPLKWLGDFYVWVIRGTPLLVQLFLIFYGLPSAGITLDAFPAALIGFTISVGAYSSEIVRGAILSVPKGQWNAAYSLGMNGRQAIRWVIFPQSVFVSLPPLSNTFISLIKDTSLAAVITVPEMFLSAQRIVSVTYEPLILYIEAALIYLMFSTVLSQLQVKLEKYYQRHIAH
- a CDS encoding amino acid ABC transporter substrate-binding protein, coding for MKKIRFALLTSALLATSVFAHADDLSAIKSAGVIKIGTEGTYAPYTYHDKSGQLVGFDVDIGRAVAEKLGVKAQFIEGRWDGLIAGIDAKRYDAVINQVGVTKERQAKYDFSKPYIDSKAVLVVRGDNTTIKDFSDLKGKKSAQSLTSNYSKQATSYGADIVPTDGFNQSLDLVLSGRADATLNDNLSFLDFKKQKPDANVKIAATSKDGEPSAILVRKNQAPLVEALNKALDEIKADGTYKTISVRYFGEDVSQ
- a CDS encoding ASCH domain-containing protein; the encoded protein is MSKQGLEQYPDALRWSFGDSPELADELLQLVLEGHKTATCSSYHAFKNEETPQVGDYNIVLDGAGQPSCVIRTRSLTLVRYCDVTAEMAAKEGEGDKSLAFWREGHQTFFEREGTFAPDMLLVFEEFELIEVF
- a CDS encoding PP2C family protein-serine/threonine phosphatase, producing MLNLTSASFFSFSKENNKTNQDTILPPLKINNGYLFAIADGLGGYKGGDKASQRVVDYLAKNFVNEIESDFISLFSNLKDDLKKISEVEKEYVNAASTLTLCYVTQESVIIGHIGDCRLYIKRQSKLNQLTKDHTQHQAYIDNGVFTSRQLKNAKGKNILTTAISKTLDLKYNIINFTFKELADEYGDLSIFIMSDGAHSFWEKRPRFSLNTLSEPSRFSSSLKKRIENGPPIDDYSLISVKFRSQDI